The following proteins are encoded in a genomic region of Cataglyphis hispanica isolate Lineage 1 chromosome 1, ULB_Chis1_1.0, whole genome shotgun sequence:
- the LOC126850817 gene encoding short coiled-coil protein B, which translates to MSATMTAKLQDDMNSIPLADDDPQVIIPEEEILDNASHISDALGRRRSMDSIPSTFTNGSCSPNSLDPDISPDEQEEKARLIAQVLELQNTLDDLSQRVDSVKEENLKLRSENQVLSQYIENLMSASSVFQSTSPNTKKK; encoded by the exons ATGTCAGCAACGATGACAGCCAAACTGCAGGATGATATGAATAGTATACCTCTCGCAGACGATGATCCGCAGG TAATAATACCAGAAGAGGAAATCTTGGACAATGCTTCGCATATATCTGATGCATTAGGAAGAAGACGAAGTATGGATTCTATTCCATCGACATTCACTAACGGAAGTTGTAGTCCGAATA GTTTAGATCCAGATATCAGCCCAGATGAACAGGAGGAGAAAGCTAGATTGATTGCGCAGGTTCTTGAACTACAAAATACTTTAGATG atCTGTCACAGAGAGTAGACAGTGTGAAGGAAGAAAATCTCAAGCTAAGAAGTGAGAATCAGGTTTTGAGTCAATATATTGAGAATTTAATGTCGGCATCGAGCGTATTTCAGTCAACGAGTCCTAATACTAAGAAGAAGTAA
- the LOC126850325 gene encoding fibroblast growth factor 1-like, whose protein sequence is MSLRWIHENLEAPTCDEECSDIDDSSDDSYDTELSLQEDDDVMENGKKIARDIRKKRETRRPPTTTVTFDGNGTPRNVERNSKLRKYTPYIIWDPRQPAKNPVYNCRIIKLYCRTGYHLAITPSGRVRGLSGNKESHALLHVTPVSFGVIRIQSIETRLFLAFDKKGRLYGEVNMTNDNTEWEQWSIGSYDAFRSRKYVHYGWWVGIKKNGRAKPGPKTSWGQKAIQFSAIQED, encoded by the exons ATGAGTTTGCGCTGGATTCACGAGAATCTAGAAGCACCAACATGCGACGAAGAGTGCAGCGATATCGATGATAGTAGCGATGATAGCTATGACACGGAACTATCTCTTCAAGAAGACGACGACGTAatggaaaatggaaaaaaaatcgctCGAGATATCCGGAAGAAGAGGGAAACTAGAAGACCTCCGACTACCACCGTCACCTTTGACGGGAACgg AACTCCTCGTAACGTCGAACGCAATTCCAAACTACGTAAATACACGCCATACATAATATGGGATCCTCGACAGCCAGCAAAAAATCCTGTCTACAATTGTCGGATAATAAAACTGTACTGCCGAACAGGGTATCATCTGGCAATTACACCGTCCGGACGAGTCCGAGGATTATCTGGCAACAAAGAGTCGCACG CTCTGCTTCACGTGACGCCGGTATCTTTCGGTGTTATTAGAATACAAAGTATCGAAACGAGGCTTTTCTTGgcatttgataaaaaaggACGATTATATGGAGAG GTAAATATGACTAACGATAATACTGAATGGGAACAATGGAGTATTGGTTCCTACGATGCATTTCGATCCCGCAAATACGTGCATTATGGATGGTGGGTAGGGATAAAGAAGAATGGACGAGCAAAGCCAGGCCCGAAAACATCTTGGGGGCAAAAAGCAATACAATTTTCGGCTATCCAAGAGGACTAA